The following is a genomic window from Trachemys scripta elegans isolate TJP31775 chromosome 7, CAS_Tse_1.0, whole genome shotgun sequence.
GATAAAGGTGTCAATGGATGTCCTAATGGgacctttgaaaacctggcccccaATGGATCTGATCTGGTAAACAAGCTTAGAGTTCATTTATCTGATTGCATGCAGTCGGAGCCCATTTTAATTGGCATTTACCCTTCTATTTTATGTTATCTGGGTCAAGAAGGAACATATTTAGACTCATAAAAGGAGACAATGATTCATGCTGCAGTGGTTGGTTAGTTTCCAGGGTTTTtttgggcagggtgtgtgtgtgtgtgggagatacACAGCAACGAGAACTAAGGCTAATTTCCTAGGGCTGAGGAAAATTATGAACAAAATTGATTGAGGAAAAATTTGCATGAAAATTAGGAATtgtttaagaagagtttattggATGGCCAATAAGCCACACTTTCATAATTGTGAAAGGGGATAACTTTAATTAAAAAGCCATCCTGGTTAAAAGGAGAACTGAAGGCAGCAGTTAGAAATATGCATATAACTAATTGGAAAAAAGGGGAAGTAGTTAGCAATCAATATAAATTGGAAGTATTGTAGAAAGTTGATATGGGAAGCTAAACACATCAGGGAAGTGTCCACGGCtggcagggccattggcaacaaggaggttttttttaaaggatatctggaacaaaagaaatcctaacaaTTGTGCAGGTTCATTAATAGATGAAATGGTAAAGTTGCTGATAATGATACAAAGAAGGTGTtaaatacatatttctgttctgtatttggaaagaagcaggatggtgTATTACTAGGAGGAGGAACTACTTTCAAGGCCATTCATGATTTGTCCCCACCCTACTTCTCATCtctcattatttattaatatgtcaacTCCCACCTCCAACTCGTCCATTATGCCAACTTCTATTGCTCACTTGTTAAATTTGCAAACAAGCCCCTTTGTGCTTactcccatgctgccccacacACTTTGGAGGagctccctgaaaacatccacaatgctacctcattatccacctgCAAATCCCTCCTCATAACTCTCCTTTCCCATGATgcttacaaaaaacttgacattGGGTTATggtgctggtgtgctgagaccactgcctattatGCTGacaaatattgtctcattgtttccttatactcCTGCCTGtatctgctgtctcttgtcttatacttagattgtaagctctttggggcagagacagtctttttgttctgtgtttgtacagcacctagcacaatggggtaagCACCATGGTAACACAAATGATAAACAGCAACAACTAAGGAGAATGTTAAATGGCATCTGCTAGGGATAACATTTTTAAGATCAGCAGGCCCAGATAACTGGCACCCAAGAGCCGTAGGAGAATTGGCTGAGGAGATCTGAgccatttttaataaatcttggaatactggggaaattccagaggactgggaGGATGTAAGTGCTGTGATAATATGCATAAAGGGCAAGTGAAATGACCCTTTTAATAAGACAGAGTTACCCTGACATAAGTGTTGGGAAAAACAACAAAGCTGATGTGGGATTCCATCAATAAAGAATTAGAGGacagaaatataattaatgccactcAACATTGTTTTTTGGAAAATATGTCTTATCAAATAACGAACTCAGgtttgagattacaaatttggttgataatgattcagaaacatcaaaacacttcatttcagCTAGTTCAGCCTTAATCTTTGTTCTCCTGAGATGCCGCTGAGCCTCAAACCTCTATCTGTAGTCCAGTCTCCCCAGCTGAAcgacatcttccatgatgcatcatggCCATGTGCCACTGCAGCAATTCAACCAATGGGAACAAAATGGTAcagcatgggagatgtagtccagctggggcACCTGACTCAAAGAAacatccaaactacaactcccatgaggcactgcagaaGCTCAAGGCAGACACAGATTTGGGTCAGTTTGAcattaaatggaacattttggtttggaaaactaaaacatttctatttggcTTTGCCCAGCTTGGTGAGgaataaaatcagtttttttggcaaagttgaaatttttcccatggaaagttttgatttttttgtgttttttttttttcatccaaaaacaTGTTGATAGAGCTATTAGAACAATTTCTACTAGCTGGCTCCTATTATCCTAGTATTtcagtgctttgcaaacactaaTTATCTTCACAACGCCTCTGTAAGGTAAGGGAACTgactcaaaaatgaaacattaccTCCCTGGTGATGAAGTAATTCCCATTTTCCATATAaggaacagaggcagagagagattatttgACCTACCCTGGGTCACACAAGGAATCtctggaagagctgggaattgaactcttctctcctgagtcccaagccaGGGCCCTAATCACAAGAATTTGAAATGTACTAGCAATTGaaccaaaggccattgaagtcaacaggagtttgtccatgacttcaatgggctttagatcaggccttaaaAATGTGTGCCAATAATTTGATTCAGTGGGATCTGAGAGGAGAATTAGTTTTTCAAGCAATCTCTCCTCAACTGCAATCCTCTCTGTCTCCTGAATTGTCCAGGGTCTTACATTGGTCTGTCTCCTCTTGTTTAGATTGTTACGTCCTTTAGACAGGGAATGGGTCTTAGCAGGCTTAGAGTTTATGGTGCTATATAAGACTTAGAACAAACAAATTACACTCCAGCCTCATATTAAATATACCAAGCTCAAACCCAGATTTGATAAACAATTTTAAGTTAATTGTACTGTTGGCATGTACCAGCAAGTTGGTTATGTCCTTTCAGGCTGCATTGATGAGAATGGAGTGCTACATGAATTCAACTCCAAATGGAAAACGAAGGATTGCCAGAGCTGTAGCTGTAGCAAGGAAACAATGGGGTGCTGCAGCCTGTAAGTATAAAATAAATGCACAGTGATTTTTCCTGCAGGGTTCAGGCCACACACTCAGATTtctctggggcggggggaaaaTACAAAGCTGTCGTGGTGACGTCACAGCCAGTCCATCCCCTCATGGCCCTGCGTGGCTTCGCAGCAACTCTGCCTCAGGTTTCCCCCACCAGACAGCTGTTTGGCCCTGCAACAGTCCGCCTCACCTCACCACAccagccctccagccagctcACTTATAATCACATCCCTTCCAGGGTAATAAGTCCCACAGGCTGACAGTCCAGTGTCCCTATATAAGGTCAtcagccccaaccccagccctgcaccctcttCCTCAGGGAGGCTTTACTATCGCCATTttgagggaacccaggcccagccCTGTCTCTAGGGTTTCTGCCCAGGAACTCTGTGTTGAAGCGGCTAGAACCTGCTCCTTACAATCCCTTGCTGCTTCCCTTGCTgttgccctgggctacttcctacctgcTCCACCTGTCCACAGGACTATTCCCTCCAGacccctctctgtctctctctggaagTCCAACTCCTGGTGCAGCATCTTGCCGGTCTGCTTGCTGAGAAGTCTCCTCTCCAGAGTTCCCAGCCTTTCTAGCAGCCACCCCTTGTCTTATCTGCTGCCTTCTTATTCCAGCTGTCAATGTCCCAGCAATTAGCTGCGGCAGAGGAGGtggtggatgagattctgtggcctgtgttgtgcaggaggtcagactagatgatcataacggtcccttctgaccttaaagtctatgattctacctgTTAACCCCTTAGTGGCTATGGTAGGATGGGTTCTATACACTCAATTCAAATACTCCAAAGGCACAGCTCTCCTGAGAGAAATTTTTGCCGTTACATCGACTCAACAAGTCATTATActaaagaataaataaaagtGGGTTTAAGCCACAACAATTTGGATTGAGAGTAAGCTTTATaacctccccctcaaaaaatttAAGGGGGATTCAGATCTCAGATTTGGGTTCAAAGATGGACCCATGTGCAAAATGTGCATCAATTGTGATTTCAAACACTCTGAACATGAACAGTCCCCGCTCCAACTACTAGACCACCCTAACTTACTCATCACACAGTAATTTACATCCTATGGTAGAGTTCACAGTAGTTGTAACTGAGATAGAGAAGGCACTGCCATTCTAACTCCACACACCACCCATTTTTAACTGCCCACATTTGAAATATGTTCCTtgtgcgtgtgtgcatgcacatgtaaCATTCTTTGCTTGGTCTCAGCCCAAAGATAAAATTTAATCTGAGCTAATTTGATCCAGAATTTTTTGAGTTatgggcatagaatcatagaatatcagggttggaagagacctcaggaggtcatctagtccaaccccatgctcaaagcaggaccaaccccaactaaatcatcccagccagggctttgtcaagccaggccttaaaaacctctatgcagggctagaagggaccttgagatagcaaagagggctggacttgatgatgaggcaagaccaagtaaacctagatcatccctggcatgtgtttgtccaacctattcttaacaacctccaatgatggggtttccacaacttcctttggaagcctattccagagcttaactatccatatagttagaaagcttttcttaatatctaacctaaagctcccttgctgcagattaagcccattacttcttgtcctacgttcagtggacatggagaacaattgatcaatgGCCTCTTTGTAACAGtccttaacgtatttgaagactatcaggtccccttctcccccagccttcttttctcaagtctagacatgcccagttttttttatcctttcctcatagatccggtttcctaaaccttttatcattttttgttgctctcttctggactctcttcaatttgctTATATCTTTTGTAAAATGTGgcaccaagaactggacacaatgctcctgCCGAGGCCTCTCCAGTGCCAACTACAGAGGGACAGTTATCTTTGCTgacttacatacaacactcttcTTAATACAggccagaatattagccttttttccgTCACATTGGcggttcatattcaatttgtgatctactataacccccagatctttttcagccttactaccacctacccagttattccccgttttgtagctgtgcattgaatttttccttctaaagtgtagtactttgcacttttctttattgaatttcctgttgatttcagacaaattctctaatttgtcaaggtctttCTGTATTCTAAaactgtcctccaaagtgcttgcagccactcccaggttggtgtcatctgcaagttttataagcatcctctccactccattatccgagttattaatgaaaatactgaatagtaccggacccaggactaacccctgtgggatcccagtAGACATGCCCTCCCCATTTGACagcaaactattgataactactctttaagtatgatgtttcaaccagttgtgcacctaacttataataatttcatctagacaacatttccctagtttgcttttgaGAATCACATGGGACTGtttcaaaagcctcactaaaatgAAGGtacatcacatctactgcttttccCCATCCTCTAGGCCAGTAACCCTTTCAAAGTAAAAAGTTTCAGTAGTCCATGTCTCGCTGGGAGCTAATGAGGGTTCCCTAGAGATGCTTGTCTGTAGGAGAAACTGTGAATGTTTTAAGGAGAAGTGTTTTTGCAGGTCACCTGTTTCAATACATTTTGGGGACACTCTTAACAACATATATATGAGAATTTGAAGCGAGAAAAGCTCCTGAAATACACTGCACTAAATGAACAATTTGAAACGTCTAATCACACCCAATATACATTTCCACACAGGGCATTTCTAAAAGCCCCTCTTAAATTCATTTCAGTGTGCTGACACATAGAGATGCAGTTCTACCTCTAATAATAACCACctattatgatttatttttaaattgctgatTAATCCTCACACAGTCCCAGTGAAGTGTAACTAGATCCCTTCCCTGTTCAGTGGGGCACAGAAATTTGGCAGTGTTCATAGCAATGAGGACTGCCCACAAACTTCCAAAGGAAGCACTGTAGGTGCTCCAAATGTCAGAACCTAACACTGGGTGGGTTCGCCCAGACATGACACTCATACGCAGGgatcataaaataaaatggacTTTTGCTCTTGGTTTGCCAGAGAGACAATAAAAAGACAAATGTCTGTTAGAACATAGAGCAGCTCAATTCGAGTTCCACTAAGCATCATGAAATAGCATTAGGCTAGGACACATAGCACAGTGACAATTCTAATAACTGCCACTTACCAACAGTTGAAGCTCTTGGCCTGCACACAGGTACACAACAggtattaagggcctgattctccactccactACTCCAGGGTAAGtgctccttgacttcagtgaactaaCGCTAGCATAAACCCAGAGTAACCAAGTGGAGAGTCACACCCCGCATTTGCTGTCTCTCTGTAGTATCCTGACATATCTCACACACttgtgtttgctttgtttttcccaCTGACAGCGTTATCACCCCTATAGACTATGACAAAGAGAAATGTGAAAGTATATTCTACGAGGAGACCTGTAGCTACAAAGTGGTGGAGAAGGCCGACCCCTCTAAGCTCTGTGAGGTCCATGGTGCCGTAGGCTAACAAACAACCCATTCAGAATCAAGATCGGCGTCTGGGCAAATCCTTTTGGATCACAGTTGTTTTTAAGTGTCCTTAAGCAATTCAGTGTGTGAGAATAGCAGCCCTGTATTTGATTCTAGGGTGTTTCTGTTACTATCTGTGGTGGCATAATCGAGCTATGAGCACAGGTCTTGTAAATTCTTTTCTAATGATCATTTGATTAAAATAAACTCTGATACAGCATCAAAGATCTGTCAGAGAATCTTCTTAATCTTTTCTTTCGCCATCACTGTTGCTGGAACCACTGGACGCATGTGGAGGAAGCATGCATGCTATAAAGGACTCTGAAAGagcctttgctttctttccagcAGGGAACTCAAGCTGCTGCAGGTTCACAAGTAATCAGGGGATATTTTATGGGCAAGTTTGTCCTTCCCAAACCCTCCTTGAACGCATGGCCTGGTGTTGTCCAATGCCGTAGCACCCTTTGGATCAGACTCAGTGAATGGTCTGTAAGTAGCAGCAGTCCATTACAATATCCCAAACACAGCACAGCGCTGATGGAAGCCTCCCACACCTGCTCTCACATTCATCTGGGTAAGTGTCCAATAAGAGGATGTCATGCATCCAGGAGCCTAGGCACCGCAGATCACttctacagtgctgcagcagatGTGCGCAGGTGCAGGATGAGGAGGCAGCAGAGGAGTGTGCCCATCTGTGAAGATCAGTACGTCCGGTGGTTGTGCTTTGTGCCAGGAAACTGTTCAACACAGGCATAGTGCTGCACACCAAGAGATCACACTGATCCTTGGCATGCCAGGAGGGCAGCCTCCATTTCTCGGGTAGTACAACAACTGAGTTTGCATCATGGCTCCAATCCGGAAACAGTGAGGGACAGAGGCAACAGATACATGTTCCCAGCCTCTAGGGCCTCCAGCAGTGTCTGGATGCCTGGGTGACTTTGGCCAGCAGAATGTTCTCATGGCACCTTCAGCAGACCCAAGCAAAGCACTCTGTGGGGTTCCAGAAAATCCGTCCATGCATGGTATAGGCAGCTGtccctgcaggaggtcagactagaagatcgtaatggtcccttctgaccttaaagtctatatcCCTGTCACAAGTGGTGGGCCATAGTCCTTCTGGGCTTAGGAAAGTCCCCACGTGGGTGGGTAAGGTGACTTGGAAAGTGTACTGACATGTCAGATCTGTCCCTAAGTACTAGTGACAAAAGTACCTGGAATAGTAGGTAGATTCTAAATGAACAAGTCATGCACTGCCCCACAGCAGCAAGATGCCAAACCATTATCTGAACTGTACACCTAACTTAGACATCATCCCAGGAACTGGAGGGAGGTATGTACAGCTGCAAGTAGATGTTGGTGATGTTCTCCTGAACCCTGCTCTTAGAGCCGGCCTGCCCCCCCCGCAACTAAAAGTTCAATGGTTTATTGGCAGGTAAGGTCACATCATACACAACTAAAAAATGGGAAATACGCGGCTAGGCACtagaactgcagaaaaggatctgggggttatagtggatcacaaattgaacatcaGTCAgggtgatgctgttgcaaaaaaggctagtctcattctggggtgtattaagaggATAGaggacacaggaggtaactgtcccgctTTACTTGGCATTGTTGAGAcatcagctggagtactggggttttaggaaagatgtggataaattagagagaatccagagaagagcaacaaaaatgatgaacatgtgtagaaaacatgacctatgagaaaagaacTGGGTATgcttagtctagagaagagaaagccGAGGAGGGacctgacaacagtcttcaaatatataaaaggttgttttaaagaggacagctcaattgttcttcatgtccactgaaggtaggagaagaagtaattggcttagttagcagcaagggagattcagggtagatattaggaaaacctttctaaggctagttaagcactggaacaggttacctggGGAGATTGTGGCATCTCCGTCACTGGAGGATTTTAATAACAGCTTAGCCAtccatctgtcagggatggtctagtatacttggtcctgtctcagcacagggagtggggatggagtagatgatctcttgaggtcccctccagtcctacatttGTATTAGTTCTCTGATagaatgggactgcttgccttGTCAAAAAGAAGTGATCTAACTTTCTTAACAATGGGACTCTCCATTTAGGAAAAGGGTGTGTGAAAAATGTGCTGTGCACCAGAGACTGGAAACACACCAGAATGTTACTTGGAAAATGATTTGCGCACCACAGAGTGAAAAGCCTCAAACACGGCCTGCCCTACAAGGTGAGAAGAGGCAATGCCAAAAGGTAACCAGATAGTTAATATTAGGCTTGCATTATCTGGCCAGTTGAGTCTTGGTAATGCGAGATCATCAGCTAGATGACAGGACAGTTACACAAGATAGCTCTGGTAAGGAACAAGAAAGCGTTTAGTTTCAGATATGTGGACATAACCATGCAGCCCCAGGAGGACTTAATTGGATTTTATGGCCCCAAGCTAGCTGTGGGCAGGGGAATAGGGTGTGACTGGCAGCAGCACTGAATGCTTGGGTGATGGTGCCCTCACTGTGAGACGAGCAGTTGTTCTGCCAGAGGtcgtggaggagagagaggaaatggtTTGCCACCCCCCATTTCCCTTGAAGGCTGACATACTTGCTGCTGAGAACTTTGGGTGGACTGAAACCCCCCTGGCAGCAACTCCACCTCAGTAGGACTGATGCTATGTGCAATAATTAAGAATGTAGGAAGAGGTAAGAAGCAGAAGTCGGGCAGAGGCGGAGGTAGGAAGAGCCTGCTCTGCTTCTACATACAGGAGAGGAGGACTCATTTCCTGGTGTGATGAGCAATCACCACAGGGCACAGAGCTGGGACTGCTGTGCAGTTATTAATTGTCCAAATCTTAGTAGCACCTATACACGTGAGGTCAGTCTGTATTAATAGGTAACTGAGCTGCTTCCACGTGGTCTGTTTGCTCAAGGTTTGGCTTTGTAGCACATTTGCCTCTGCACCATAAAAAAATTCACTGCAGCCAAAAGCTGCATCCTACAGGCTGGATACATATGCTGGAGGTGACACACTTTGTAGAAATGGTAAGTCAATACACATTTTTCCACCGGTAAAAATGGGAGGTAcacattgctcttttaaaaatatagatttagaTTTTCTTAGTGAAAGTTTACCTGGTGCTACAGAACTACTTGTGCAACTTGTATATTTCTTACCAAATACTGAGAGGAGTCTAAGGAGAATAAGAGTCTATGCATGTTAAATTAGTTATACCATGACTATGAATTTAAAAGAAGGTTGCTAGGTTCTCTCCCGCACTGTGCATGTATACAACTtacacatgtgtctgacgaagtgggcattcacccacgaaagcttaagctccaatacatctgttagtcttaaaggtgccacaggaccctctgttgctttttacagatccagactaacacggctacccctctaatactatACAATGTAGTGGGTGTTTTTCCAAGTGATCTTTTACTGTTGGGAGAAGTCAGCGCTATAAAAGTGTCTCTGATTCTAGAGAAATTTAGAATCACTCTCTACGGATTGATGCAAAGGGTTCTAATGGGTCAGTTCATCCACCCCAATCCTCTGATTTCGTGACCCCCAGATCAACAGTATTCAAGAACGGGTGGCTCTCTCATTCCAGCAACATTAGCCAATCGAAACACATTTTGGTGAGTTCAAGGATACACATTTCTTCTGGTTTCTAGAATCTTTTAGCTCATTGTCATGCCAACCCATAACTTTACCCAGACCCTTAAAGATCCCTTAGCACAGTTCTTTAACCTAAATAATTCAGGTTGTCCTGGTCTATTTGCCTTCAACTTTTGACAACTTTTATGAATAATTTGATGTAACAGGCTGAGTTGGATTTTTTTACCTTGGACAACCT
Proteins encoded in this region:
- the LOC117880450 gene encoding beta-microseminoprotein-like, whose amino-acid sequence is MMHMLGLLIIVVSVTLCDAQCWLTRIESDAQGCIDENGVLHEFNSKWKTKDCQSCSCSKETMGCCSLVITPIDYDKEKCESIFYEETCSYKVVEKADPSKLCEVHGAVG